tttttttttttgttgttttttaACCATTTTATCATAATTTTTTTAATTTCTTGGACAATTAGCTTTTCTATTTCAAATTCCTATCTGTTATATTGCTTTGACAGAGACTTCGATTTGGTGCTAACTGGCACAACTGAGTATTGTTTGACCAAGGAAGATGTTGGTTCACGGTTGGCTTTTGTATATCTTCCTGTAAATTTTGAGGGTCAGTTTACTTAATTTTTATATTTCAGAGCAATTATAAGCTACTCTAACTACATATTGTCTAACCActggttttttttgttttttttttaaatcaaatccttctgttaatatatttataatttgtgattaaattttttttttttaccgacTCTGCAGGCCAGGAAGGAAAATCTGCTTCAACAGTGTCATCAGTTGTGAAACGAGGTAATTTTATACTACTAACACTAGTTAAGAATCACTGAGTTTTTCAACAGTTCTTTGTTTTCGAACATATTCTATAACTAAAATTGATAATATatcattttaatttatttttgtcaaaatataattaGTTATTACTAAATGAAGTGTCGAATGATCTTATTCAAACATATCGAATAATCCCTCTACATGAATAAATTACTTATGGTTTTGAGCCGAGTAAAATGAACAAACTATCCCCCGTGATTAAAATTTCAGCTCCACCGAAAGTAATTCACCTAAAGATAATCGGCGATTTAAAGGAAGGAAGTAAGGTTACAGTAACTGCTAACGTAACTGGAGCGGTAGAATCATTGAGTAGAGTTCAGTGGTTTAAAACGTTTTCCTCAATTCTTGATGGAGAAAATGGTCTCGAACCAGTAACGTCCAAATTCGCCAAGGTTAGTGTTCTATTCACGGGTGATTAATTATCCTTAATACGTTCTATTAACACTAGCTGAAAATCACGTTTTGTGTTAGGCGTTTCGCATACCTTTAGGAGCTGTTGGATGCTACATTGTTGCCAAGTTTACTCCGGTGAACACGGACGGTGACACTGGTGAACCAGCATATGTTATATCAGATAGATCTGTTGAAAGTAAGTCAAGTATACATGTTGTTTGTTGTATCGAAATTTATCCAAAATTTGTTGCACGTATCTAACTTTCAGTTATATAGCATATATCAGATGGCGTCTTAAACATCTTTGTTGGATTTTTGCAGCTCTTCCTCCGAATATAAATTTCTTATCGATAAGTGGTGATTACGTTGAAGGTGGAACACTGACAGCATCATATGGGTACATAGGGGGCCACGAAGGAAAGAGTATTTATAATTGGTATCTTCATGAGGTATCGTTGGTTTTTTTGATCTTTTAAAACAAGGGTTGGAAAAGTCGCAAGACGTGGACGAGTCGATCGGGACTTTGAAACGACTAGTTGGTCGAGTCGGGGACTAGTCatgtgttgactaacgttgactttttgtTATATATATTACGAGGGATGCTAGAATTACAAAAATTATACAAAATTAGTTTACAATGTTAGGTGTACCAATTATATTATAAGAGAGAAGTAAGTTAGAGCATAAAAGAAATTATATGATTGGTTCACACATTGTGCCATGTCATTTTGTACAAGTTTGTTTGTAGTCTTTTTGTAAGTCTAgcatttttttatatattacaCACAAATATGTTAAACATAATATTTTCAAAcgtaattattttaaacatatgtataGGACACAAAATCTAAGTAGAGCCGTCTCATTGTTTTTAAAGGCACTGTGCGAGACGTAAAGGTGGGCCCTATTATTTGGGCCCTTAGAAAAATCTTCAAGCTCCATCACTTAAAAGTTAATGAGACTTTCTGACTTGATATTGGTTTATCTGGTGGTTGAGGCCAAACAATAATAAACTATCTTTTAAGCTCATAATCTATAAACTAGCTAATAACAATTTGAATTCTTTGTTTGGATAGTATTTCACTACTCTATATTAATAAATgctttcttttttaaaaaaaatttggcaCCTCGAAAATTTTGGGCCATGTTCGGTTGCATACTTTGCAGATGCGCCGAAGACGCCTATGAATCCAAGTATACAAAGTATTAAAAGTCTGACTTAACTTTGACCAACCTTGACTTTGACTCACTCGGACCGACTTTGACAAAAAAAATTGATGTCATGTTGAGTGTTGCTTACCGGAAACTCATCTGTAGGTTGAGACTGACCCGGGAATCATGATACCGGAAGTTTGGGGCTGTCTTCAGTATAATGTCACCAAAGATGCCATAGGTAAATTTATCTCGTTTACTTGTACTCCGTTACGTGATGATGGGATTGTTGGGGAGTCAAGAACTTGCATGGGTCAAGAGCGTGTTCAGCCAGGTAATATAACGGCTGGTTAGTGTAGAATTTACGTGTTCGATCTCTCAAATTTTAATCTAATTTTGTAGTAATTATTTCTTATCAGGAAGCCCAAGATTGTTGTCTCTAAAAGTAGTTGGAAAGGCAGTCGAAGGCACTACATTATATGTTAACAAACAATACTGGGGTGGTGAAGAGGGAGTCTCTGTTTTCCGCTGGTTCAGGGTATATGTGTAATTTTAGCATTAAAGCCTTGAAGATATATTACGATACTTGATTATATTGTGTATCAAGGGAGATTAATAGGCAGTTTTACGTGCAGACGAACTCAGATGGTATGCAAATGGAAGTTGCAGAGGCTACAACATCATCATACATGCTTTCAGTTGATGATATTGGCTTATTTTTATCGGTTTCATGTGAACCTGTAAGAAAAGATTGGGCCCGTGGTCCTATTGTGTTATCTGAACAGATTGGACCTATATCTCCTGGTATTATACAAGATCTTCATTTTAGTATAAAATGATTAAATGGTTTTTATGATTTCTGTAGATTTCTTCGTAATTAATGAAGCAAACTTTGTAATCTCTTATATTTTAGGGCCACCAACTTGCCAATCGCTTGAGTTTAATGGCGCAATGGTTGAAGGAGGCATTTTGACCTTCACTGCATCTTATAGTGGAGGGTACAACATCGTTTACTTGTCTAATTGTTTTTTAACTGCATTTACTTGTCTATTATGGACGTTAAATTCTCATTGTATGAAAAAAAAAACTTACTCCGTTTATATTTTCAGGGTAAAAGGCGCTTGCTTATTTGAATGGTTTCGAGTTAAGGATAATGGTCTCAAGGAGAAAATACATGCTAGTGGTGAGTTTCAATATTTTTGTGCAGCTTTAAGAAGTACGGTTGACTATCTTGTTGACTAACTAtacaagttttattttatttttaatttttttttttttttggcagacCATTTAGACTTGACCTTAAAGGATGTGGGAGGATGCATAGAGATTGTTTATACACCTGTGCGAGAAGACGGAGTTAAAGGGATCCCAAAGAGCATCGTATCGAGTCCAATTGCCCCGGGTGAGAAGATTACGCGTTTTAGATAATTTATAACCTTAATTTGTGGCATATTTATTGGATCATGTTACATCTCAAACTGAATGTGCATATCGTTCCCAAGGTTTTTGATATCTAAAATTTATTGATCTTTTCCGCAGCCGATCCTACGGGTGTAAAACTTAAAATTCCTGATTGTTGCGAAAACACGGTTGTGGTTCCTGTAAAATCGTACTTTGGTGGTCAAGAAGGGGATGGTAAGTATATTTGGTACAGAGCTTCCTATTTGCTTACTGCGTCAGATCTCATCGATATATCAGACGCTCGTGAGGGCGTCACTATATGCGGGAAAACGTTGTAAGTTTTGTTGACGTGATTCTGGTTCAATTTATTTTATGTCTGCTGGCTAATGTAATCTTTTTGCAGAACATACACTCCATTACTTGTAGATGTCGGGTCCTATTTAGCGTTGTTTTGGGTCCCGACTCGTGCAGATGGAAAATCTGGTGAACCGTTGGTGTCGGTTTGCAACAATCCAGTGAGTCCAGGTAGGCTCGTGTTACGTTAGCTCGTATTGCAGCGATGTTATTTTCATCTGTTGACCTAACCATGGTATAATTAAAATGTTTATTTAATATGGTGCTGTAGGTTTTCCAGTAGTTTCCAAAGTTAGCGTGAAGGCGTTGTCGTTAAGTAGTTATTCTGGTTATGGAGAATATTTTGGTGGTTATGAAGGATCCAGCATTTATAGCTGGTATAGAGAAACGAGTGAGGGAGCGACCGTTTTGATTGATGGTGCTAGCTCTAAAACATATGAAGTTACAGATTCAGATTACAACTGCAGATTGTTGTTTGGGTAATTAGTatacaaataataaaaaaatgCATAACCCACTAAACAAATAATGGAAATTCTATAATAAATTATCTTATAAGTATATATAAGAAATTATATCTTAATCTTTTTGAAGGTATACGCCAGTTCGTTCTGATTCAGTTGTTGGAGAGCTGAAAATGTCTGAACCAACTGATGTGATCCTCCCAGGTATGATATCATGTTGGTTGAATTATAACTGTGAGCATTATATATGTGTTTTATCCAAGGTTACTAAAATCGCTACTCAGGGAGTACTCGGTAACTCAGGGACTACTCGGATGTTGACAAAGTTCGGCTCTGACTGATTTTGACTGtgttttgaccaattttgactattCTTCAAGTAATTCCGAGTTTTGAACGATTTTACGAGTTTTGACCGGGTACTCACTGAGCACTCCCCGAGTTCCAAAAATCGAGTTCTCgccgagtaattccgagttctgcaacaCTGATTTTATCTTTAGTTTTCATTAGGACTTATTATATTAGtttcacacatacatacatatctgTATATGCATTCAACTACTATATGATACTATATTCAATTTTACAATTGAACATCATATCGGATTTCAGAGCTTCCAAGAATCGAAACACTTGCTCTTACTGGTAAACCAATTGAGGGAGAAGTACTGACTGCTATTGAAGTTATCCCAAAAAGTACAGCTCAGCAACACGTCTGGCAAAAGTACAAGAGCCATGTCAGATACCAGTGGTATGTTGTATACTTACGCTTATGTAGTTAATAgcataatatattttttatttatactaTTTCCTTTATGTTTCTTTTGTGTTTGTTGTATACTTACGGTTTAGTACTCATCATCATAATAATATGTTAAATGACAGGTATGTTTCTTCTGAAATGGGAGACAAAGACTTTGAGCTAATACAATCACAATCTTCTTGTTCATATAAGTTGCGATTCGATGACATCGGTTGTCGCTTTAAATGCGAGTGCGTTGTCACAGATTCATTTGGAAGATGTAGCGAACCAGCATACGTTGAAACTACTCTTGTTTCTCCAGGTCTTGTAAACTTCCTATTAATAGTCTCGTTTCTCGAGGTAGAGAAAACATGTTTCAGATAAATAACATGTTTCCGTTTATTTTCAGGAATTCCTAAAATAGAAAAAATGGAAATTGAAGGTAGAGGCTATCATACCAACTTATACGTGATTCGTGGTAATTATAGTGGAGGAAAGGAAGGTAAAAGTAAGATCCAGTGGCTTAGATCAATGGTTGGCAGTCCAGATTTAATTTCTATTCCAGGTATGTTCTATCATACGTGTTAAATTCATACCTGGCAAATGGGTCGGGGTGGGTCGAGACCTGAACGGATCTGGGTCGAAACGGGGCATGGTTCGAACGGTTTAGATTGTTTAGACGGGTCAAATGTGTCGGGTctaaatgggtcaggttgggtcgagACCCATTTCTCAAAGTTTTTGAAAACTCGTAAAATCTCTTCATAGTAATATTTTTTGGACCTTTTAACTTTTAAGACTCGTTAAGACCCATTAAGGACCCATTGGACCTAATATATATTTGTCAGGCGAATATGGGTCTAAATGGGGCCCATTATCTAATTTTCTTGTGGACCCAATTGGTTAAATACCTAACCCAATCGACCCATTTTTCAAGCTATGGCCTATGGGTCTCAATCGCCTAGCACGGACTTGAATTACATATTCGTGTTTCAGTATTAAAGTTCTTTTGTTTTCTATTTTAAATTGAAGGTGAGACTGGAAGGATGTATGAAGCAAATGTGGATGATGTGGGCTATAGGCTGGTTGCTATATATACTCCTATAAGAGAAGATGGTGTTGAGGGATATCCGGTTTCTGCTTCAACTGAACCAATAACTGTTGGTAAGCCTTAGACCAATTCTATTtcctaaaattgtatttttacaagtTTGAGTTGTTAAGGATTAAAAAATAAGTATTACATGTATTTACACATCatatgcaaatgggttgaaattaccATGGCCCCTTGTTCTCCAACTATCTGACACTACATCTGTTTACAGAACCTGATGTTCATAAAGAAGTAAAGCAGAAGCTCGATCTTGGTTCCGTCAAGTTTGAGGTACAAATGTTCATGATAGAGTTTAGAATCTGAATTGATGACTTTTGCATTTGGTTTCGAAAGGGTATATTTGTACTTAACAAACTAACAACATTTTTGTTTTTTCAACAGGCATTATGTGATAAGGACAGATCTTCGAAAAAGGTGTCTTCTTTTTATTTTTGTTCATATTATCAATGTTGCAAAATtcgctactcggggagtactcggtcggATATTTTTAAGGAGTACTCGGAAACTCGgcaagtactcggatgttgaccaagtttgactttgacctatTTTGACCAACTTTTGaccgattttccgagtaatcccgagttttgaccgAGTTTGGCTGAGCTTGACCGAGTACTTTTCAAGTACTCCCCGAGTCGCAAAAACCGAGTACTTGTcgagtaattccgagttctgcaacTATGCATATCAATGATACTTGCAAGGATGAATAGCTGTCAAATTGTTCTTTTGAACAAGAATCCTAACTTCTGTTTCCGTTTATTAATCAAGGTTCTTGGAACGGGTAGTCTTGAGAGAAGAGTATTGGAAGCTAATCGAAAAAGAGTGAAGGTTGTGAAGCCCGGTTCCAAAACTTCCTTCACAACAACCGAGCTTCGTGGGACCTACGCTCCTCCATTTCATGTATGTGATCCCGTTCAACGTTTACTACAACCCAACTATTTTCGTTAAAAAGATAATTATTAGTTGTGTCTATTTCATTGGAgattatatttatgatatatttacATGGCATGAACTTTTGTAGGTGGAGATTTTTGGGAATGACCAACATCGGCTTAGGATTGTTGTGGACAGTGACaatgaagtagacttgatggttcaAACGCGACACCTAAGAGATGTGATTGTACTTGTCATCCGAGGTTTTGCTCAGAAATTCAATAGTACATCCCTCAACTCCCTCCTCAAGATTGACGCATGATCCGGATCCAATCTTTGTACATTTGAGTCTACTGTTGATTATTGGCTTGGTTTCTTTGCACTGTCTAAACTCTTAAAAGTCTTTATCGATTGTTCCTTGCTAAATATCCCATTGAAACATAGAAAACAGTATATATATTTCCAATTATGAATTGGTATTGATGCTTGTAGGGTGCATATGGTTTTTGAATATATGTGTTTACCTATACATTTGGTTATGACTTCATTGTGATGTGATTAGATTGTTTGAAAGGTTATGCTTCATCTGTTTAGGTgtgattatcatttaattactatgCTTCATAAAGTGATCATCTGCTTAGCTACAATACCATTTTAACAAGGGATTATATATCTGGAGGTCACCCAAGTTTATCATTTTAAATTTTTATGCCACCCAAATTTAAAAATGATTTTGTAGGCTATCTAAATTTATCTTTTTGTGTTTACATGTCACCTATATTCCAAGATGATTTTGTATGTAATCCAAGTTCATGTGTTCGTTTAACGGTACCAAATCTGGCTAAATTCTCATTAGAAAAATGTAAAAAATAACATAAATAATCAAGTTTTTTTTACTTAACATTATTTATAATGACGATTAGTTCATACTAAATACATGAGTATTTGCGTTTTTTTTTAAATAGTTTTTCATAAAGAATTTTTAGTCAGATTTGATATATATGTAACTACACACGAATTTGGATGGCCTATGAATCATTTTCAAATATGAGTGACCTACAATTTGTGTTGTGCGTGGTACGGTTCCGGATCAAACTTGTTCGGTTCGGTTCCGTCCCGAATCCTAATTTGAAGCAAAAACATGGACCGAGGACCGGACCAAATATTATTGGTTCGGTTTGGTACGGTACGGTTCGAGTATTTTTGGTGTTTTTTTTTCGGTTTTGATCCGGTTCGGGCCGGACCGAAGACCGAAAATCCGTAAAATTATGGACCAAGGACCTGACTGAAAAAGTTCGGTTCGGTTCAAATCGGTTCAGTCTGGTACGGTCTTTGGTTCTTCCAATACCATGCACACCCCTACCTACAAAGACCAATAGTTAAACTTGCGTGGCCTACAAAACTATTTACAAATATGAGTGGCCTACAAACACAAAACAATAAGTTTTGGTGGCCTCCCGATATATAATCTCTTTTTTAATAATCAAATAAGACGTGATTATGGTTATTTGGCATCGTAATGTCAGTTTACATGTCTCAAAATGCAGACTTAGATGACCCTGAAATATCACTTTTCGATATAGATGACCCAACCACTAACACCGGTTAATTTTTGGACGTTAAGTCGACTCACATGTCAAGCACATGAGGGCAGTTTCATCCACAAATGTTTTAGTTTTTGGAGAATAACCACGGACTACACGTGATGATGTCTATAAATATTATAACCCGTTCCAAATCAATTacatttttttttgaacggcaagcttgcatcagtccggaccgaagcctagtcatcatttgcacacacacgcgcgttcgggcaggaaacccgaaccacactcaggggatccgacccttaaaccatcccatacggggcagacgggccggaccttagtcccggagcgggtcggtaaaaccttccctttgggccaccctcaaggaatttctttcaaataatatcctttgtaggtgacgaggctcgaacctgagacctctagcccggcgggggttgtagtgacccgaacttttccatgtttatatatattaattgagattgatatttacatgattaaatgtttccaacatgttaagcaatcaaacttgttaagacttgattaattgaaatatgtttcatatagacaattaaccacccaagttgaccggtgattcacgaacgttaaaacttgtaaaaactatatgatgacatatatatggatatatatatatagttaacatgatactatgataagtaaacatatcattaagtatattaacaatgaactacatatgtaaaaacaagactactaacttaatgatttttaaacgagacatatatgtaacgattatcgttgtaaagacatttaatgtatatatatcatattaagagatattcatacatgataatatcatgataatataataatttaaaatctcatttgatattataaacattgggttaacaacatttaacaagatcgttaacctaaaggtttcaaaacgacacttacatgtaacgactaacgatgacttaacgactcagttaaaatgtatatacatgtagtgttttaatatgtatttatacacttttgaaagacttcaatacacttatcaaaatacttctacttaacaaaaatgcttacaattacatcctcgttcagtttcatcaacaattctactcgtatgcacccgtattcgtactcgtacaatacaccgcttttagatgtatgtactattggtatatacactccaatgatcagctcttagcagcccatgtgtgaaatgtcccgttcttattgattaaaaacgttccatattaattgatttcgttgcgaggttttgacctctatatgagacgtttttcaaagactgcattcatttttaaacaaaccataacctttatttcatcaataaaggtttaaaaagctttacgtagattatcaaataatgataatctaaaatatcctgtttacacacgaccattacataatggtttacaatacaaatatgttacaacaaaataagtttcttgaatgcagtttttacacaatatcatacaagcatggactccaaatcttgtccttatttaagtatgcgacatcggaagctcttaataatcacctgagaataaacatgcttaaaacgtcaacaaaaatgttggtgagttataggtttaacctatatatatcaaatcgtaacaatagaccacaagatttcatatttcaatacacatcccatacatagagataaaaatcattcatatggtgaacacctggtaaccgacaataacaagatgcatatataagaatatccccatcattccgggacacccttcggatatgatataaatttcgaagtactaaagcatccggtactttggatggggtttgttaggcccaatagatctatctttaggattcgcgtcaattagggtgtctgttccctaattcttagattaccagacttaaataaaaggggcatattcgatttcgataattcaaccatagaatgtagtttcacgtacttgtgtctattttgtaaatcatttataaaacctgcatgtattctcatcccaaaaatattagattttaaaagtgggactataactcactttcacagatttttacttcgttgggaagtaagacttggccactggttgattcacgaacctataacaatatatacatatatatcaaagtatgttcaaaatatatttacaacacttttaatatattttgatgttttaagtttattaagtcagctgtcctcgttagtaacctacaactagttgtccacagttagatgtacagaaataaatcgataaatattatcttgaatcaatccacgacccagtgtatacgtatctcagtattgatcacaactcaaactatatatattttggaatcaacctcaaccctgtatagctaactccaacattcacatatagagtgtctatggttgttccgaaatatatatagatgtgtcgacatgataggtcgaaacattgtatacgtgtctatggtatctcaagattacataatatataatacaagttgattaagttatggttggaatagatttgttaccaattttcacgtagctaaaatgagaaaaattatccaatcttgttttacccataacttcttcattttaaatccgttttgagtgaatcaaattgctatggtttcatattgaactctattttatgaatctaaacaaaaaaagtataggtttctagtcggaaaaataagttacaagtcgtttttgtaaaggtagtcatttcagtcgaaagaacgacgtccagatgaccattttagaaaacatacttccactttgagtttaaccataatttttggatatagtttcatgttcataataaaaatcattttctcagaataacaacttttaaatcaaagtttatcatagtttttaattaactaacccaaaacagcccgcggtgttactacgacggcgtaaatccggttttacggtgtttttcgtgtttccaggttttaaatcattaagttagcatatcatatagatatagaacatgtgtttagttgattttaaaagtcaagttagaaggattaacttttatttgcgaacaagtttagaattaactaaactatgttctagtgattacaactttaaaccttcgaataagatagctttatatgtatgaatcgaatgatgttatgaacatcattactaacttaagttccttggataaacctactggaaaagagaaaagtggatctagcttcaatggatccttggatggctcgaagttcttgaagcagaatcatgacacgaaaacaagttcaagtaagatcatcacttgaaataagattgttatagttatagaaattgaaccaaagtttgaatatgattattaccttgtattagaatgataacctactgtaagaaacaaagatttcttgaggttggatgatcaccttacaagattggaagtgagctagcaaacttgaaagtattcttgattttatgaaactagaacttttggaatttatgaagaacacttagaacttgaagatagaacttgagagagttcaattagatgaagaaaattgaagaatgaaagtgtttgtaggtgtttttggtcgttggtgtatggattagatataaaggatatgtaattttgttttcatgtaaataagtcatgaatgattactcatatttttgtaatcttatgagatatttcatgctagttgccaaatgatggttcccacatgtgttaggtgactcacatgggctgctaagagctgatcattggagtgtatataccaatagtacatacatctaaaagctgtgtattgtacgagtacgaatacaggtgcatacgagtagaattgttgatgaaactgaacgagaatgtaattgtaagcatttttgttaagtagaagtattttgataagtgtattgaagtctttcaaaagtttataaatacatattaaaacactacatgtatatacattttaactgagtcgttaagtcatcgttagtcgttacatgtaagtgttgttttgaaacctttaggttaacgatcttgttaaatgttgttaacccaatgtttataataacaaaagagattttaaattattatattatcatgatattatgatgtacgaatatctcttaatatgatatatatacattaaatg
The window above is part of the Rutidosis leptorrhynchoides isolate AG116_Rl617_1_P2 chromosome 1, CSIRO_AGI_Rlap_v1, whole genome shotgun sequence genome. Proteins encoded here:
- the LOC139871852 gene encoding 187-kDa microtubule-associated protein AIR9; this encodes MEEGEGSVDKVPTSDTKAQSSAESVKATRRVTKPSVSSSLKASSSTTAPTLKKIESKTVSDAVKVKPTLRKPNLDQSNTTSNAIRRNSTGSVQDKQVPVKKTISSVSSTKEPMRRSLPEPRRSSLPSPAGKPSVRASSSETKSVTTSPVVRTPKTVGSSVKPSSSLTSSSRVSSTSIDSTGSSTLRKSISKLTSSTARSSAVSSGSKSGSLSSSRERTSTSSSQRKATTADVRVSRLIMLPHVETKVGDDVRLDLRGHRIRSLKAHGLNLSPNLEFVYLRDNLLSSLDGIEILKRVKVLDLSFNDFKGLDFEPLEACKALQQLYLAGNQITSLTTLPVLPSLEFLSVAQNKLKSLSMASQPRLQVLAASKNKVSTLKGFPFLPALEHLRLEENPILEMAHVEAASILLVGPTLKKFNDRDLSPKEITLSKHYPAHAAICIAEGWELSSSKQAVESTFNFLVEQWKDQFPAGYMLKEASIDQPSEEDACNCHFIFTKDSIINNDDAELILNYQWFIGNTTLSNFTAITDATSEVYWPKHDDVGKFLKVECTPVLGDTVYSPIFAISSRVSPGTRCPKVLKLEVRGELVEGNTITGHQEVAWCGATPSKSISSWLRRKWNSSPVVIVGAENEEYELSLEDVDSCLVYMYTPVTEEGTKGEPQYAITDYIKPAPPSVNNVQIIGDIVEGNTISGVGVYFGGKEGPSKFEWLRENRDTPDFDLVLTGTTEYCLTKEDVGSRLAFVYLPVNFEGQEGKSASTVSSVVKRAPPKVIHLKIIGDLKEGSKVTVTANVTGAVESLSRVQWFKTFSSILDGENGLEPVTSKFAKAFRIPLGAVGCYIVAKFTPVNTDGDTGEPAYVISDRSVETLPPNINFLSISGDYVEGGTLTASYGYIGGHEGKSIYNWYLHEVETDPGIMIPEVWGCLQYNVTKDAIGKFISFTCTPLRDDGIVGESRTCMGQERVQPGSPRLLSLKVVGKAVEGTTLYVNKQYWGGEEGVSVFRWFRTNSDGMQMEVAEATTSSYMLSVDDIGLFLSVSCEPVRKDWARGPIVLSEQIGPISPGPPTCQSLEFNGAMVEGGILTFTASYSGGVKGACLFEWFRVKDNGLKEKIHASDHLDLTLKDVGGCIEIVYTPVREDGVKGIPKSIVSSPIAPADPTGVKLKIPDCCENTVVVPVKSYFGGQEGDGKYIWYRASYLLTASDLIDISDAREGVTICGKTLTYTPLLVDVGSYLALFWVPTRADGKSGEPLVSVCNNPVSPGFPVVSKVSVKALSLSSYSGYGEYFGGYEGSSIYSWYRETSEGATVLIDGASSKTYEVTDSDYNCRLLFGYTPVRSDSVVGELKMSEPTDVILPELPRIETLALTGKPIEGEVLTAIEVIPKSTAQQHVWQKYKSHVRYQWYVSSEMGDKDFELIQSQSSCSYKLRFDDIGCRFKCECVVTDSFGRCSEPAYVETTLVSPGIPKIEKMEIEGRGYHTNLYVIRGNYSGGKEGKSKIQWLRSMVGSPDLISIPGETGRMYEANVDDVGYRLVAIYTPIREDGVEGYPVSASTEPITVEPDVHKEVKQKLDLGSVKFEALCDKDRSSKKVLGTGSLERRVLEANRKRVKVVKPGSKTSFTTTELRGTYAPPFHVEIFGNDQHRLRIVVDSDNEVDLMVQTRHLRDVIVLVIRGFAQKFNSTSLNSLLKIDA